From the genome of Sphingobacterium sp. UGAL515B_05:
AACGCAAAAAACTAAGATATTCACCTTAAAAGATAAAAAATATAGCCTTTTGTTTCTTTCAGTAAGATATATTATTTGCTGGCTACGGAAGTTTCGCACTAATATAGATTTCTTATAGGTTTTGAACTGATTAAGATTATTGTTAGAATATATAAATCGCAGTAAGTCACATAAAAAGCCCCATAAATATGGATTTTGGTAGGAACAAAAAAACGAGAATCTTAATAAGAGTAGTTCTCATAAAATTCATTGAAGTTGAAGCACTATATTTGAATAGTATATACACAATATTATAAATGCCATATAGTTAGAAAAGTCCAATCCCAGCTTTCGAAAAAAATAGTGTACTTACTCAAGTTATAAAGCATACAGAATACCAAACTTCGGTTGCAAAGTATCTAGCTGATAATTATAATCTAAAATACTTTACTCTCTTATTACTGCCCGAAATAATTTCTGTTAAAAAAACTCGAATGCCAGAAGATGCCTTCCGTGCCTGAAAACTCTAAGAATAATACAGACGCGACACTAACATCAACGTAAAATTATTTATCTGTAACCTAGTTAATTAATTAAAGTAATGAGGTGGTATTGCAAGAAATATATTTAAACAATTTGAATTGCAAAATATATTTATTAAATTCAAATATGAATTTTGGTGTCAAGGTCTATTTATCATAATTGATATCCTTTAACCTTAATTATCAATCTATACGATTTAAAAAAGTAAGCCGTAACCTGTTTTTCCAGTTTTCACGTTCGTATCACCTGGTATTAGTATAATATCTCTATTGTTTCTTTTGTTTATCTGAAAAGAATATTAATTGAGATGAAAGTGATTTAAATCAGTTAATTATTGACTTTAATTTTCTTAAAATGATTAAATACACTTATTACTCAAACTTTTTGCTGTTAGTGTCCTCACGCCTGCAGTATTGTTTAATAATATCAAGGGGTAAAAAAGTAGAATATTTGACACTTTTCCTTTCAGGATAACAAACCCAGTTTCTTTTCGTCAACGATTATCTGTCAATTTCTTTAGATAAATAAATTCTCTAATCAACTAATTATTTATGAAAAAGACCATCAAACTTAGGTTAATGGGATTAAGGATATTTTTAAGAGCCAATTACATAATTGCAGGCTTTATTTTACTATTTTCCGGCCAGCTTTCAGCACAGCACAATAACCAATTGAATTTCGTAAATATTCCTCCTAATCCGATAGTCGCCAAATTACCGGTATTTGATAAATATGAACCGATTTTGTCTTCGGGAATGGTCAACGTTCCCATAGATATTTTTGACCTCAAGATTGGCGATTATGCTATGCCCATAAAACTTGTGTATAGCACAAAGGGTATTTCTATTGAAGATTCGCCCATACCTTATGGATATGGATGGGCGCTTAATCTCAATCCAAAAGTAACCAGACGCGTCGTTGGAAGGAAAGATGAAGGTTTTCCTTTTAAGGACACTTATAATTCTAGTAATAGTAACTGGGGAAGCCGGATTCCCGGTGGTGGTGGTGATTATGGAGACTTTTATGAACCTCTCAAAGGTATCGTTAGGCCGGAAGAAGGCCTTGCTTACTATCAAATGCAATACAGTGATTTTTACGATAGTCAGCGGGATATTTTCACGCTACAACTGCCAAATAAGAGCATTACATTTATTATTTTAAATATAAATGGAATTTTTGAGGCTAGAGCCTATGGTAATAATATCAAAATACAGATCACCACGACTTCAGGGCAATATTCCGATATTGTTGGATTTAAAGTCATCGATGAAGACGGAACTGAATATATCTTTGGAAACAATACTGGAGATACAACCAATACTTTCCTTGAGAATAATGACAATGTCAATGTTACCTGGCTATTGCGTGAAATCACCTTGATCAACAAACAGAAGATCAAATTTACCTGGGTGGAAAACAACGTCAGCTCCACGAAGCCATCAACTAATGTACCAGTAACATTAAACGATAACAAGAGTGAAGATAATGGAGACGGTACAGCAAGTTCTCCTTTTGTAGGTGATTACGGAGGCATTATAAATATTGCATCCTATGGCAATAATTATATAAAAATGTTGAAAACCATCGAGTTTAGCAATGGAGATGTGACATTCAATTATTTTACTGGTTTGGAAACGATGATCAGCTCCATTGAAATTAAGGATGCAACGAAAACTGTAATAAGCAAGGCTACGTTTACCTATGGCGCAAAGGATGGTACGATGGGGTATCTACTTTTGCAGTCGTTGAAAGTAAACACTGAAACCTATTCCTTTGTATATGATGCGAACCGCTTTGACAAATCGTCTCCAAAAATTGATTACTGGGGGTTTTACAATGGTAAAAATAATGTAAATCAGGTTCCAAAGGTTAACCTAAATACTTATACCAATTACTCCTATGTCAGTGAGAGTATTAGTCCCTATGGCATACCAATCGGTTACGCGGACAAAACCGTGGATACAGCCAAGATGAAAGCTTTTATGCTGCAACGGGTTAATTTGCCCACTGGTGGATATGTCAAATATGATTACGAGCCACATCAATTTAATTACACAGTTAGCTCTCCAGGTTTTTCAGATATCCCGTTGGTACCAAATACAGGTGGCGGACTCCGCGTAAAATCCATTAAATTCTATAATGCTAATGGCTCCCTTCAGTTCGATAAATCCTACAAATATGGAAAGAATGAAAGTGGACTAGCCAATATCAAACTCGTTCCAACCTTGGCCGATTTCATCGATGAACATTATATATTTAGTTATTATAGTAGTTATAATGGAAATATGCCTTTTATTAAGACTATAGCCAACAGAACCGTTGCTATAAAATCCCTTTCGGATCATAATGCCTATGATTTTGGCAATTCCGGATTTTGGTACGATCAGGTGACAGAGTACAGTGCAGGAGGCAAGAAAACAAGTTACTTTGAATTTAAGGATGATGATATCGGCAAGCTGGAAGCAACCAAACTCTTCAATAAAAGATTTACGACATCTGTTCATACTTTATTTCAAAATGGCCCCAAAATTAAGCGGGAAGAAATCTTTAAAGGAAATGGAGCTTCTTTTGACACTGTAAGTATCAAGGATTATCTCAACGAGGGCTATTACTATCAAGGTGACCTCCCAATAAAAAATATGCTTATTGATAGGAAAATTACTGCGATTTTTATATCTGGGACATCTGGGGGAAGAGATCCAATACATCCTTCGAATTCATCACTCTTCCCCATCGCATATGGTGGCAACTTTGGTTTTAATGTAGGTACTTATTACATCTATCCGTACATTAACAGATTGATCAAGGAAACGACTACTGATTTTACAGTTAACGGTAAAGTTATCAGCACTCAGTCTTACGAATATTCGTTAACTAAACCTAATACTGTCATAAAGACTACGAAAATTGCAAGCAAACTGAACGAGACTATTTTGACGACTTTTAAGTTTCCGTGGGATTTCTCAACCACAATAGCTCAGGCGATGGTCAGCCAGAATGTAATTTCATCGCCGTTGGAGACAGAAACAACGAAAAATACGTCAAAAGTGTTAGAGAGAAATACTTTTTCCAACACACTTTCTGTAACTAATGGTCTGCTCTTATTAAATAAAAAAGAACGTCTTATTAACAGTATACTTTCCGAACAAGTACAGGTCACAAAATTCGATTCTTATGGAAACCCGATGGAGGTAGTCGGACTTTCAGGTAAAAAAGACACATATCTCTGGGGATATAGCGGAAATTATCTCATAGCCAAGTTTGAGAATACCACTAATTCAGAACTTCAGACAGCTCTGGGAGTGAACTACCAATCTATTGTTGATAATCTCAACAAAGCAGCGGTGATGGACAATTATATCACAACTGTAGTCAGTGGTCTCCGTACTTCCCTGCCTTATAAACTCATTACTAGTTATACTTATCGTCTTTTGTATGGAGTGTCGAGTAAAACCGATCCTAGTGGTAAAACCGAATTTTATGAATACGATAATTATGGAAGACTGAGTACGATCAAGGATTATAATGGTTATATCATAAAAGCATTCTGTTATAATTATGCAGGTGAAAATGTAAATTGTCATCCAATATTAACGGTATATAAGAATGCTACATTAAGCAAATCGTTTACACGCGACTGCGGTGTTGGATACCAGGGAAGTACAGTCTCGTATAATGTGCCTGCAGGAAAATATTCATCAACAATATCGCAGCAGTATGCTGATCAAATGGCGCAAGATGATATAGATACAAACGGACAGAATTATGCTAATGCTAATGGTATTTGCAATGCGTTAGCAGTTAATTTCTATGCCTATAATTTTACAGTATATCCAGTAACTATAACTTTCAGTCCAACATTTTCTGGTGGAACTTATACACAGATTAGTGTTCCTGCCAACTCGAGCTACCAGGTACAGATCAAGGCGGGAAACTATTATCTCGACATGAACACGGCATACAATTTTAATGCGGCCTATATGATGAGCTGTGGATTCTATGCTTTTGGACCCTCCGCTTCCTTTCAAAATGTGAATATCTCAGATTCGGGCTGTTCCTCACTTGATGTTGATAATTATACACCTTAAAAGCCTGTACAATGAAAAAGATATATTTAAAAAAGTTGTTATCATGGGCAATAAACACCGGTAACAAACTTAAAGAGCGAAAGTGTTTTTCTGATCAGGTTATTGGAATAAAAGTAATTAGATACAAGGTGTTGATGCTTTTACTCTTATTGTTTTCATCGTTCCTTGCTCAGTTAGTTTATTCGCAGACACCTACTGGTACGGTCGCATATACCATGGAAATTGTACCAAGACAACCCTACAAAACTCTTGCTGCGATGGCTGGTAAACCTGTCGATTCAGTAAACCGTACAATCAGGTACTTAGATGGTCTTGGAAGGCCCTCTCAAATACTGGATTGGCGCGGAAGCCCTTCTGCGAAAGATTTTGTAACCCATATTGAGTACGATACAAAAGGAAGAGAGACTACGAAGTATCTACCCTATGCAGAGAAAACAGCTAACGACGGAAGTTTTAAAACCGCTGCAAAGGCGACTCAGCTTGCTTTTTATTTGCCAGGAGGAAGCGACACTACATTCAAGCAGACAAACAATCCATTTTCTTTGACTGTATTCGAAAATAGTATATCAAACCGGATTCAGGAACAGGGATTTCCGGGGGACGTTTGGCAGCCAGCTGCCAGCAGATCAACTAATGGACGTACAATTGTTACAGAATACGGGACAAATGTAGCCAATGAAGTGAGGGCTTGGACAATAAACGCATCTGGAGCTTCTAGCACAACTTTTTATCCAGCAGGTAAGCTTTTTAAGACTGTAACAAAAGACGAAAATTGGATAACAGATAGTGTTAAGGGCAGAACTGTGGAAGAATTTAAGGATTTTGAGGATCGAATTGTCCTCAAAAGAACCTGGGAAACTAAAACAAAGTCACAGAGTACCTATTATGTCTATAATGACTTTGGAGATCTTAAATATGTTCTTCCGCCCAATTTTACAGGGACGACTTTTCAGGATAATGTCGGTGATTTTAACGAACTCATTTACGCTTATCGTTATGATAATAGAAGGCGTCTTGCTGAGAAGAAGATTCCTGGAAGTGGATGGCAATATATGGTATACAATGAGGATAATTTAATGGTATTGATACAGGATGCAAATCAGCGAATTTTGAATCAATGGACCTTTATTAAATATGACTCTTTTGGACGTATCGCGATAACAGGCAAATTTATACAGAATTATGCGAGCCAGAAGGCTGCGCAGGATTCTGTCAATAAAGTACCTAAGTATTACGAGGAAAGGCTCGGTACAGGAGAATATACTAATAACGCTTTTCCAACTATTTCTGGGGTTACAAATGCTTATTTAACGAATTTTTATGATGATTATCTATTTACAGGAAATAATAATAGCGCTTTACAAGCTGTTGGAATCACTAAAAGCTTAAAGACGAAAGGTCTTGTAACAGCGGTTCGGAAAACAAGGGATGATGGAACTGCGCCGATGTTAGCAATATATTACTACGATGATTATGGTCGTATAATACAAAAGGCGACACAGAGTCATATAGGGGGTACAGATCTCGAAACGATTACTTACAATTTCATAGGGAATATCTTAATTAATAAAAGAGAGCACCGCACTACACCGACTGGAACGCCAACGACTATCCTGACAACAAATATTTATGACCATAGAGGTCGGCCTCTTATCGTGAAGAAAAAGATTGGTACGCAGGCAGAAATTATTCAAAGTAAATCAATATACAATGAACTTGGGCAATTATTGAGCAAAGGATTTCACAGTGAAGACAATGGAACAACATTTCTATCTACTACTAAATATAAATACACCGAGCGGGGATGGTTAAAAGGAATGTATTCCAATGAATTCAGTGAAACTCTTTTTTATGTAGATGGTGGCACAGTACAATATAATGGTAATATAGCTCAGCAACGTTACAAAAATGGTACACCTGCAGCTGGCATCATGGATTATCAATATGATGGATTGAACCGCTTGAAAAGTGGTTCAGGTACCGGAGCTATGTTAATAACTGAAAATTTAAAATATGATGACGTTGGGAATCTAACTAGTCTAAAAAGAGAGTCGGGAAGTGAAATAATTTATAAATATTTAAGTTCTGGAAAGAGTAATAAAATAGACAGCTTAAAAGGAGGCATTATCGCTAAATATAGCTATGATGCCAATGGCAATACATTGAAGGACAGAACTGGTCTCGATTTCACTTATAATTATCTAAATTTGACAAAAACAGCAAGTAAAACCGGAACCAATGTAACCTATCTATATGATGCCACAGGGATTAAACTTCGTAAAAATACTACTGTAAACTCGATTTCTTCCGAACGAAATTATGTTGACGGCATCGAATACAATATGAATGGAACTGGTTTAGGCTCGATTGAACGAATTTCGACGGAAGAAGGCTTTCTCTTAAATAGTTCAGGAACATTTAGCTATCATTATTACTTAAAAGATCATCTCGGCAATGTCAGAGTTGTGCTAAAAAAAGATGTCAGTCCAACTATTCCGGTAATTGTTCAAAGACAGAATTATTATCCTTTCGGTAAGACAAAATCAATTTTGGTTGGGACGAATAATAATTATCTTTACAATGGCAAGGAAATGCAGCAAGATGTTGGGAGCCAATTGGATTATGGAGCCCGTTTCTATGACGCGGAGATAGGTAGATGGAATGTAATTGACCCTTTGGCGGAGAAATATAGGAGATGGTCACCATATAATTATGCGATAGACAATCCAATAGTATATGTTGACCCAGACGGAAAAGATATTATTAATATTGCTGGAGGAGTTCAATTTACCCTAAATGACGCTCAAATAGCTCTTACTGCAATGCAACAGCAATCTAGTTCCAACGGCTCTTTAGATTTGAACAAAATTCATTTCGTTTACGAAAAACTAACTCCAAATATTTACAATCATACCTTAAGTTCTTTTAGAAAGGGAAAGCCAACTGTTTTGCATTATGACTCTGATAAATCACGACGAAATGACAGAAGAAAAGCGGCACTCAAAGGAAAAGATTATATGAGAGAGCCAGGCAAATCTTTAGATGAATATCCTTACGCTTCTACTTTCGAGGGCGGAGAAGGTGCTGAGGTTGCAGCTGTCCCTATCAGAGAGCAAAGTATACAAGGAGGGCAGCTTGGAGGATTTGGAGGTTTATATTCTAAATTGAAGCAAGGAGACGCCTTTACGGTAATTCCCATACCGAAAGATAGGGAACCTGAAGATGTAACAGTGCCCGCAACTCAACCTGTTTCTACCGCGCTTAAAGTTGGAACTGGCGTGGCAGCAGGTATAATATTATGGGAAGTGGTAAAATGGGGCGGGGCAATATTATTAGTACCGGAAACAGGAGGAGCATCTATTCCTGCTGCGATGGCATTACCATAATTTATATGATAAATATTCAGATGAAAGGTTTAATTTGGTTTGCAATCCTAAGTATGGTTGCTAATATTAGTTCTAGTAATATTAATACAAGCGCAATGAGAATTTATAGCTTTAAATTTAATACAGATTATCATCAGTTTTACATTGAAGATGGCAACGATGAGAATAAAGGAAGTGCTTCATCAGAGGAGTTTTGGGATGAAAAAGCTTTTAATGAGAGACTTGCAATAACAAATAAAGTTATCGGTGTAGGTGTAGAAAGTTTTGGCAACGATATCAAAGGTGATATAACACTATTAGAAGGACCTAGTAACAATATAGATTACGACAAATATGATCATATAGTAGAGGGAGGAATTGATATTCAATCCGGTGAGCTCCAGTTATTAGACTGTCCATATCACAAAATACAACTATCCATAAAGGTAATTCCGGGAAAATATAGAGTCCGAGTTTACTCTTCTAATTTGGGGAGTGTAAAGGATCCAGATATTGCTAATGAGACAGATAATGATTATTACCATATCGAAATTTGGAAAAATGAAGAAATGGAACGAAAAGTTTTAAAACAATACACGAGGAGAGATTTCGGCGATATTGACCGCCTGAGTTCGGAATAAGGTGACCAGTAGTCAACGTTTGTAAACCCATTCTGTACTACCAATAATAGGACGATACAATTACGACAAAGTTGTAAACCTATAATCGAACGATACAATAGAGCAAGCAGAAGGCGTGTGGTCGACCGGTTCCATGTTCAAAAGTTAGCTTACGATGCAGTGCAGGAACTTCGTATTAAGTATCGTTGGGAAGTATTGGATGCGGAAAGCAAGAAGATAATGGAATCGCGAAAGAGAGGAATCCCATATGAACCCGAGTTGTTGCCTAATGGAGACACGCTCAAACAGCTACTGGCTAGATCCAGACACCTCTTGTTCAAGCACCCAAGCCGATGGTCCGAAAACCAGAAACACCGAGCTGAATTGTTGTTCATGCGGTTTCCCAGGCTAAAGCTCGCTTATGACCTTGGAATTGCCCTGGGTGACATATTCAATAAATGCCAGGACAAAAAGATAGCATTTACCAAACTAGGACTGTGGCATAATCAGGTTGAAAATGCGGGCATCGCTTCATTTGAGAGCGTAGCAAGATCCATTCCAGCGCATCATCAATACATTCTACACTACTTCGACAATAGAAGCACCAATGCTTCAGCAGAATCTTTCAATGCAAAGCTCAAAGCGTTCAGGGGTGTCTTTCGCGGTGTAAGGGACACCACATTCTTCCTATATAGAGTAATGAAATTGTATGCTTAAAAACTTCTCCTCCCCCAAACTTTCGGTATGATCCACTTTTTTCTTTGGATTTATTATAGGTTTTGTAGATACTGAAAAACAAAAAAGCCTGCAAATGTTTAATTTGCAGGCTTTTGTACGTTTTGACTTTTAGATCTGTAGCCCGTAGGGGAATCGAACCCCTGTTTCAAGAATGAAAATCTTGCGTCCTAACCCCTAGACGAACGGGCCGTTTTCTGTTTCGGTGTGCAAATATAGAAATATTTATAAATGTGTCAAAATTTTTATCTTTTTTTTATTCATATTTTTTAAAATAGATCATAAAACCCTCTAGAATAGCTATATTTAGAGTCATTGAAAAAGTAACCAACATGACTAATTTTAAAAAAATCAAAAACCCGCTACTCTATGCCGGACTGGGCTTGGCTTTATTAAGCCAGGAAGCCTATGCTCAAAAGTCGAGTGCAATCGCGGATCAACTGCAACTTACCTGGAAGGTTAAAGACGGACAGAATATCCGTAAAAATCCGGTATCCACCCTAATTTTAAAAAACAAGGGGAAAAGTGCTGTTCAACTCAACGACTGGAGCCTCTGGTTTAATTTTATCCGATCTATTGATCCCGATAAGGTCGACAAACGTTTTGCGATAGACCACCGAAACGGAGATCTCTTTCAGGTTAGCTTTAAGAAAAATAACTTTTTATTAAATGCGCAAGATACAGTCCACATCGATTTTATCACGACTGGACTGGTCAATTATACGGATGGGCCAATTGGTCTATACCTAAAAAATAATAAGACTGGGCTTGCAACAAATATTTCGGATTATTCTGCGGTTAAAATTGCTCCCCAGTCGGACGCTGAAAAAATCGATTACTTTGCTTATAAATACGATCAAAACAAGCTGGTAGAGGGTGCAGTAGCACAGCATATCATCCCTTTACCAAGCAATATCAGCATCAATAATAACGAGAAATTCAACCTATCGACAGGTACAAAACTGTTTGTTGACCATGAATTTGCTAGCGAAGGAGGCTTTCTGACAGATTTCCTGACCAGCTATTCAGGCGTTAAGCTAGCAGCTTCATCCAGTCCACAAGGCGGCATTGAAATTGTCAAAACAAACAACTTAAAGCCCGAATCCTATCACTTGACGATTGGTGCTAAAGGTATACAAATAGAGGCTTCTGATAAAGCGGGTGCATTTTATGCCATACAGTCGTTAAAATCGTTGATCAATCACAGCCAATGGAATAAAGCCACAAAATCGATCACATTACCATTCGGTAACATTGAAGATAGCCCGCGCTATGGTTACCGTGGATTTATGCTGGATGCTGCCCGTAATTTCCATAGCAAAGCCGAGGTTTTAAGAATATTGGATCTCATGGCTTCCTACAAATTGAACAAGTTCCATTTCCACTTCATTGACGACGAAGGTTGGCGACTGGAAATCCCATCTTTACCCGAATTAACGGCTATCGGAGCCAACCGTTCCGCTAATTTTGAAGATGGAAAGGCAATACAGTCTGCTTATGGATCTGGCGCTACCGCTAAGCCGCATCAATTCTACAGTGTTGCTGACTATATCGAAATTTTAAAATATGCTCAGGCAAGACATATAGACGTCATACCAGAGGTAGAAACTCCTGGTCATGCCCGCGCAGCGATCAAAGCAATGCGCGCGCGTTTTGCACATTACTCAAAACTTGGCGATAAACAGAAGGCGGAGGAATTCCTGCTGGACGATGCAGAGGACAAATCCGTTTACAATTCTGCACAAAACTGGAATGACAATGTCATGAACCCTGCCCTACCTTCAACCTATCACTTCCTGAGCAAGGTGATCGATGAAATCAAAGCGATGCATGATCAAGCTGGAGTTCCGTTGAAAATTATCGATTTGGGAGGCGACGAGACGCCAAGTGGTGTTTGGGAAAAATCGCCAAAGGTATTAGCCTTTATGAAGGAAAATAATATCGCTAATGTACTCGATGTATGGCCACTGTATATTACCAAAATTAATACCCTTGTTCAAGAAAAAGGGTTGACGATGTCTGGATGGGAAGAAATGGGTATGCGCAATAAAGGAAAAGGCATGGTTGTCAATGCCGATCTAGGAAAATCCGGCATCCATTTGAATGTATGGAACAATCTCCCGGGCCAAGGACAGGAAGACCTCGCTTATCGATTGGCAAATGCAGGATATAAAGTTGTTTACACGAGCGCTGCAAACAACTACCTGGATATGTCTTGGGACCGTGATTTTGCTGATCCAGGACACAGTTGGGTCGGTACGGTTAATCTGAATAGAACATATTCATTTTCTCCTGAAAATTTCTTCATCAATCTGCGCAAGGATGACACCGGAAAAGATCTTAGACCAGAGGCATACACCAATAAAGAACAGCTTACAGCGGAAGGGAAGAAAAACCTCCTCGGTATCAAAGGTGCCTTATGGGCAGAAAAGGTATCTACTGACCAACGTCTTGAAGAAATGATATTTCCACGTTTAATAGCGATTGCTGATCGCGCGTGGGCACCCGAACAACCCTGGGAAAAAGGGAATTCTTTTGACGAGGCTACTTATCGTAAATCGTATACCTCCTTTATCAAAAAATTAGGTGAGGATGAATTGAGAAAACTGGATAGGATAAATGGAGGCTATACCTATCGACTTCCTAAAATTGGAATCAAGAAAGAGGGTAGCCAACTCCTTATCAATACCGATTATCCCGGTTTCAAAGTCTATTACAGCGACAACGGCACTACGCCAACATTGAAATCCAAAATAGTGAACGGTCCGATACCATTCCAGACTGGAAAGAAATACTTATTTAAAGTATTTGATGCAAAAGGACGATCAGGTGATGTAATCAGCTATTAATTCATTGGGACGCAAAATGATAAACGCTATTATCGTTGACAATAAAAAAAAGCTGCCTAAAATAACATCAGTCACTTCAAAAATCGACTGTTTGAACCGGCACTTAAGCTGATAAAGGCAAAATAGAATAAAAAAAGGGCTGTCCAAAGAAGTTGGACAGCCCTTCTGTTTTATATAGATATTGTATTCTTAAAACTTATAACTCAATGCAACAGCAGCATTTCTTGGATCGATCTGATTAATAAAACCACCTCGGAAGTATGAATTCAATCCAATCTCATTGGTGATATTATTCACAAAGACTTTCGCATCAAATTTGCGCCATTTGTATCCCACCTGTGCATTTAATGTGGTATAAGCTGGCATATTGAAAGGTTCTGTACCATAATATTCGCCATGTCCATTTGGCGTTAAGCTATATTCATTGACAGGTCGGTCTCCAACATAATAAACGCCCGCACTTAAACTCAGGTTCCGAAGAGCTCCTTGATCAAATACATATTGTATCCATGCATTTGCCGTATGTTTTGGCGCATTCATCGGTGCCGATCCATCCATATAAGATGGTGAATTTTTATATCGTGCATCTAAATAAGCATAGCCCAACATCACAGTCAAATTTTCCAATACGCGACCGTTCAACTCAGCCTCAATACCATCGCGTACCAAATCCCCAGCCTTAAAGTATAATCCTGTAGGATCATTGGTTCCGGCCTTATACTCCGCATTGGTCAAGTTAGAGGTATAAATATGGAAATAGGTTAAATTGAAACGTAACCGATTATTCAGCCAATCGGATTTAATTCCCCCCTCAAATTGTTCGGTTTTAGAAGCACCTGCTGCTGTACCATCGGTTAATGGATTCGCAGCATTCCTTAAATTCGTTGAGTTTGTATAAGACCCAAATACATTAAAATTCTCAAATGGCGTAACTATCACCCCCGCCATTGGATTCCATGCAGACTCCCTTTTATTACCGTTTGATGTGAAATCTTTTGTTGTAATTTCGGAATAACGTAAACCTAATACAGCCTTAATGTATTTATTAAATTCAATAACATCCTGCCCCATAAATCCGATAGAAGAATAATAACTTCGTACGGGAGTTCCTGCCGTATAAGCAATTTGCTTTCCTTTTCGCTGGTTACCCAATGAATCGACATAGACAACCTCGGATAGGTCATTTACCCAATCGCCGTGAATATCAATAATATCAATTACAGAACTATTTTGATCGGCTTTTTTCAAAAGAACATTTTTCTCCAGCGGACTTAATTTTCCTGTGAAAGAAGTTGTTGTCGCATCAGCAATACGATAGTCCACCCCGGCTTGAACCAAATGTTTTACTTTGCCCGTATAAAGATCTTTTCCGATCAAGTCAAATTGAAAAGTTTTATTCTTGTCATCGCGCAGGTTTTTGCTCATTGAGCGCGAGAATGTATTATATTGTTTTGCATCGTCTTTAATCAATGAGGAAGAAGATGATTGGTTATCAACCTGGTAAGATGATGTTGCAATAGAAGCTCTGATGCTCCAGCGATCGGTCAATTCATGATTGAT
Proteins encoded in this window:
- a CDS encoding DUF5977 domain-containing protein; this translates as MKKTIKLRLMGLRIFLRANYIIAGFILLFSGQLSAQHNNQLNFVNIPPNPIVAKLPVFDKYEPILSSGMVNVPIDIFDLKIGDYAMPIKLVYSTKGISIEDSPIPYGYGWALNLNPKVTRRVVGRKDEGFPFKDTYNSSNSNWGSRIPGGGGDYGDFYEPLKGIVRPEEGLAYYQMQYSDFYDSQRDIFTLQLPNKSITFIILNINGIFEARAYGNNIKIQITTTSGQYSDIVGFKVIDEDGTEYIFGNNTGDTTNTFLENNDNVNVTWLLREITLINKQKIKFTWVENNVSSTKPSTNVPVTLNDNKSEDNGDGTASSPFVGDYGGIINIASYGNNYIKMLKTIEFSNGDVTFNYFTGLETMISSIEIKDATKTVISKATFTYGAKDGTMGYLLLQSLKVNTETYSFVYDANRFDKSSPKIDYWGFYNGKNNVNQVPKVNLNTYTNYSYVSESISPYGIPIGYADKTVDTAKMKAFMLQRVNLPTGGYVKYDYEPHQFNYTVSSPGFSDIPLVPNTGGGLRVKSIKFYNANGSLQFDKSYKYGKNESGLANIKLVPTLADFIDEHYIFSYYSSYNGNMPFIKTIANRTVAIKSLSDHNAYDFGNSGFWYDQVTEYSAGGKKTSYFEFKDDDIGKLEATKLFNKRFTTSVHTLFQNGPKIKREEIFKGNGASFDTVSIKDYLNEGYYYQGDLPIKNMLIDRKITAIFISGTSGGRDPIHPSNSSLFPIAYGGNFGFNVGTYYIYPYINRLIKETTTDFTVNGKVISTQSYEYSLTKPNTVIKTTKIASKLNETILTTFKFPWDFSTTIAQAMVSQNVISSPLETETTKNTSKVLERNTFSNTLSVTNGLLLLNKKERLINSILSEQVQVTKFDSYGNPMEVVGLSGKKDTYLWGYSGNYLIAKFENTTNSELQTALGVNYQSIVDNLNKAAVMDNYITTVVSGLRTSLPYKLITSYTYRLLYGVSSKTDPSGKTEFYEYDNYGRLSTIKDYNGYIIKAFCYNYAGENVNCHPILTVYKNATLSKSFTRDCGVGYQGSTVSYNVPAGKYSSTISQQYADQMAQDDIDTNGQNYANANGICNALAVNFYAYNFTVYPVTITFSPTFSGGTYTQISVPANSSYQVQIKAGNYYLDMNTAYNFNAAYMMSCGFYAFGPSASFQNVNISDSGCSSLDVDNYTP
- a CDS encoding DUF6443 domain-containing protein encodes the protein MKKIYLKKLLSWAINTGNKLKERKCFSDQVIGIKVIRYKVLMLLLLLFSSFLAQLVYSQTPTGTVAYTMEIVPRQPYKTLAAMAGKPVDSVNRTIRYLDGLGRPSQILDWRGSPSAKDFVTHIEYDTKGRETTKYLPYAEKTANDGSFKTAAKATQLAFYLPGGSDTTFKQTNNPFSLTVFENSISNRIQEQGFPGDVWQPAASRSTNGRTIVTEYGTNVANEVRAWTINASGASSTTFYPAGKLFKTVTKDENWITDSVKGRTVEEFKDFEDRIVLKRTWETKTKSQSTYYVYNDFGDLKYVLPPNFTGTTFQDNVGDFNELIYAYRYDNRRRLAEKKIPGSGWQYMVYNEDNLMVLIQDANQRILNQWTFIKYDSFGRIAITGKFIQNYASQKAAQDSVNKVPKYYEERLGTGEYTNNAFPTISGVTNAYLTNFYDDYLFTGNNNSALQAVGITKSLKTKGLVTAVRKTRDDGTAPMLAIYYYDDYGRIIQKATQSHIGGTDLETITYNFIGNILINKREHRTTPTGTPTTILTTNIYDHRGRPLIVKKKIGTQAEIIQSKSIYNELGQLLSKGFHSEDNGTTFLSTTKYKYTERGWLKGMYSNEFSETLFYVDGGTVQYNGNIAQQRYKNGTPAAGIMDYQYDGLNRLKSGSGTGAMLITENLKYDDVGNLTSLKRESGSEIIYKYLSSGKSNKIDSLKGGIIAKYSYDANGNTLKDRTGLDFTYNYLNLTKTASKTGTNVTYLYDATGIKLRKNTTVNSISSERNYVDGIEYNMNGTGLGSIERISTEEGFLLNSSGTFSYHYYLKDHLGNVRVVLKKDVSPTIPVIVQRQNYYPFGKTKSILVGTNNNYLYNGKEMQQDVGSQLDYGARFYDAEIGRWNVIDPLAEKYRRWSPYNYAIDNPIVYVDPDGKDIINIAGGVQFTLNDAQIALTAMQQQSSSNGSLDLNKIHFVYEKLTPNIYNHTLSSFRKGKPTVLHYDSDKSRRNDRRKAALKGKDYMREPGKSLDEYPYASTFEGGEGAEVAAVPIREQSIQGGQLGGFGGLYSKLKQGDAFTVIPIPKDREPEDVTVPATQPVSTALKVGTGVAAGIILWEVVKWGGAILLVPETGGASIPAAMALP